In a genomic window of Equus caballus isolate H_3958 breed thoroughbred chromosome 9, TB-T2T, whole genome shotgun sequence:
- the MAFA gene encoding transcription factor MafA has product MAAELAMGAELPSSPLAIEYVNDFDLMKFEVKKEPPEAERFCHRLPPGSLSSTPLSTPCSSVPSSPSFCAPSPGTGGGAGGGGGAAQAGGAPGPASGVPGAVGGASGKPALEDLYWMSGYQHHLNPEALNLTPEDAVEALIGSGHHAGHHGAHHPAAAAAYEAFRGQSFAGGGGADDMGAGHHHGAHHAPPHHHAAHHHHHHHHGGAGHGGGGAGHHVRLEERFSDDQLVSMSVRELNRQLRGFSKEEVIRLKQKRRTLKNRGYAQSCRFKRVQQRHILESEKCQLQSQVEQLKLEVGRLAKERDLYKEKYEKLAGRGGPGGAGGAGFPRESSPPQVGPGGAKGAPDFFL; this is encoded by the coding sequence ATGGCCGCAGAGCTGGCGATGGGCGCCGAGCTGCCCAGCAGCCCGCTGGCCATAGAGTACGTCAACGACTTCGACCTGATGAAGTTCGAGGTGAAGAAGGAGCCGCCCGAGGCCGAGCGCTTCTGCCACCGCCTGCCGCCCGGCTCGCTGTCCTCGACGCCGCTCAGCACGCCCTGCTCCTCCGTGCCCTCCTCGCCCAGCTTCTGCGCGCCCAGCCCGGGCaccggcggcggcgcggggggcggcggcggcgcggcgcaGGCCGGGGGCGCCCCGGGGCCGGCGAGCGGGGTCCCCGGCGCCGTCGGGGGCGCCTCGGGGAAGCCGGCGCTGGAGGATCTATACTGGATGAGCGGCTACCAGCACCACCTGAACCCGGAGGCGCTCAACCTGACGCCCGAGGACGCGGTGGAGGCGCTCATCGGCAGCGGCCACCACGCCGGGCACCACGGCGCGCACCACCCGGCGGCCGCCGCGGCCTACGAGGCCTTCCGGGGCCAGAGCTTCGCGGGTGGCGGTGGCGCGGACGACATGGGCGCCGGCCACCACCACGGCGCGCACCacgcccctccccaccaccatgccgcccaccaccatcaccaccaccaccacggcGGCGCGGGccacggcggcggcggcgcaggcCACCACGTGCGCCTGGAGGAGCGCTTCTCCGACGACCAGCTGGTGTCCATGTCGGTGCGGGAGCTGAACCGGCAGCTCCGCGGCTTCAGTAAGGAGGAGGTCATCCGGCTGAAGCAGAAGCGGCGCACGCTCAAGAACCGCGGCTACGCGCAGTCCTGCCGCTTCAAGCGGGTGCAGCAGCGGCACATTCTGGAGAGCGAGAAGTGCCAGCTCCAGAGCCAGGTGGAGCAGCTGAAGCTGGAGGTGGGGCGCCTGGCCAAGGAGCGGGACCTGTACAAGGAGAAATACGAGAAGCTGGCGGGCCGGGGTGGCCccgggggcgcgggcggggccGGCTTTCCGCGGGAGTCCTCGCCGCCGCAGGTCGGCCCCGGCGGGGCCAAGGGCGCGCCCGACTTCTTCCTGTGA